A region from the Lates calcarifer isolate ASB-BC8 linkage group LG2, TLL_Latcal_v3, whole genome shotgun sequence genome encodes:
- the LOC108897656 gene encoding LOW QUALITY PROTEIN: COUP transcription factor 2-like (The sequence of the model RefSeq protein was modified relative to this genomic sequence to represent the inferred CDS: inserted 1 base in 1 codon), with product MAMVAWRNTEGVGDSQGTLSSPVSQVAPLSLSGELTGHMNPVSSLEIPPAAAAPPQGAPQPNPSSTSTATXTTNNNTSSSSSSSSSMDKQQSQQIECIVCGDKSSGKHYGQFTCEGCKSFFKRSVRRNLTYTCRANRNCPVDQHHRNQCQYCRLKKCLKVGMRREAVQRGRIPTQSYHGQFALTNGDPLQCHSYLSGYISLLLRAEPYPTSRFGSQCLQNNNIMGIENICELAARMLFSAVEWARNIPFFPDLQVPDQVALLRLTWSELFVLNAAQCSMPVHVAPLLAAAGLHASPMSADRVVAFMDHIRVFQEQVEKLKVLHVDSAEYSCIKAIVLFTTDACGLSDVAHVEGLQEKSQCALEEYVRSQYPNQPNRFGKLLLRLPSLRTVSSSVIEQLFFVRLVGKTPIETLIRDMLLSGSSFNWPYMPIQ from the exons ATGGCTATGGTTGCATGGAGAAACACTGAGGGCGTCGGGGATAGTCAGGGAACCCTCTCCTCCCCGGTGTCCCAAGTCGCACCTCTGTCCCTGTCCGGGGAGCTGACGGGACACATGAACCCGGTGTCCTCTCTGGAAATACCCCCGGCGGCGGCGGCACCACCCCAGGGCGCACCGCAGCCCAATCCGTCCAGCACCTCTACCGCGA ACACCACCAATAACaacacctcctcttcctcctcctcctcctcgtccatGGACAAACAGCAGAGCCAACAGATCGAGTGCATCGTGTGCGGGGATAAATCTAGCGGGAAGCACTACGGACAGTTCACATGTGAGGGATGTAAGAGCTTCTTTAAACGCAGCGTCAGGAGGAACCTGACCTACACCTGCAGGGCCAACAGGAACTGTCCCGTAGACCAGCACCACCGCAACCAGTGCCAGTACTGTCGCCTCAAGAAATGCCTCAAAGTCGGCATGAGGAGGGAAG CTGTTCAAAGAGGCAGGATTCCTACCCAGTCTTATCACGGCCAGTTTGCTCTGACAAACGGAGACCCTCTACAGTGTCATTCCTATCTGTCGGGATACATCTCTCTCCTGCTGCGGGCCGAGCCCTACCCGACCTCCAGGTTCGGCTCTCAGTGCCTGCAGAACAACAACATCATGGGCATAGAGAACATCTGCGAGCTGGCGGCTCGGATGCTCTTCAGCGCCGTGGAGTGGGCCCGCAACATCCCTTTCTTCCCGGACCTTCAGGTACCGGACCAGGTGGCTCTGCTTCGCCTCACCTGGAGCGAACTGTTCGTCCTGAACGCCGCCCAGTGCTCCATGCCCGTCCACGTCGCCCCGCTGCTGGCCGCCGCTGGCCTCCACGCCTCCCCGATGAGTGCGGACCGGGTAGTGGCCTTCATGGACCACATCCGGGTCTTCCAGGAGCAGGTGGAGAAGCTCAAGGTGCTGCACGTGGACTCAGCAGAGTACAGCTGCATCAAGGCCATTGTGCTCTTCACCACAG ATGCTTGTGGTCTGTCAGATGTGGCCCATGTGGAGGGTCTGCAGGAGAAATCCCAGTGTGCGTTAGAGGAGTATGTGAGGAGCCAGTATCCCAACCAGCCTAACAGGTTTGGAAAGCTGCTGCTCCGCTTGCCTTCCCTCCGCACTGTCTCGTCTTCTGTCATCGAGCAGCTTTTCTTCGTCCGTCTGGTGGGGAAAACCCCCATAGAAACTCTGATAAGGGACATGCTGCTGTCCGGGAGCAGCTTCAACTGGCCTTACATGCCTATTCAATAG